A window of Sutcliffiella cohnii contains these coding sequences:
- a CDS encoding MFS transporter translates to MWFANFFVAASATMVLPFLSLFIDTLGNYSDAFVQRSSGIVFGVTFLSAFFMSPIWGRIGDRYGYKPILLLTGTGIATSILLMSFVTSVGQLFFLRLFMGIVTGFIPTSIALISAQTDKKIAGRTLGTLQTGTVSGGLLGPLMGGLLADAFGFTYTFFITAAVIYFAVFLVAVGIHEKKKSKSEKEKTYTRKEVLHFIFHNPMLLTVMFLSVFTQAALFSVQPLLALYVEQLTRAENVALLAGLAFSATGFGNLLASRNWGKLGDKIGYEKVMTILMLLCAILFIPQALVTELWQLVLFRFLFGMAVGGMIPCMTAYIRSIAPQSMQGEVLGYNVSFRFLGNVAGPLMGGVIAGFYGISAVFYVTSFIFLICGLVMFYSVKHSNENAKESSAA, encoded by the coding sequence ATGTGGTTTGCTAATTTTTTCGTAGCCGCAAGTGCAACGATGGTTCTTCCTTTTTTATCTTTATTCATTGATACACTAGGAAATTACTCAGATGCGTTTGTTCAGCGATCTTCTGGTATTGTTTTTGGTGTTACATTCTTGTCTGCGTTTTTCATGTCGCCTATTTGGGGACGGATAGGGGACCGCTACGGTTATAAACCGATCCTGCTTTTGACTGGTACTGGGATTGCAACAAGTATATTACTTATGAGTTTTGTAACGTCCGTAGGTCAACTATTTTTCTTACGTTTATTTATGGGAATTGTTACTGGTTTTATCCCTACTTCCATTGCACTAATTTCTGCTCAAACCGATAAAAAGATTGCAGGAAGAACGCTTGGAACTCTCCAAACTGGGACAGTTTCTGGCGGACTGTTAGGACCTCTTATGGGGGGATTGTTAGCTGATGCTTTCGGATTTACTTATACTTTTTTCATAACAGCAGCCGTCATATATTTTGCAGTATTTCTTGTTGCAGTTGGAATCCATGAAAAGAAAAAATCGAAATCAGAAAAAGAAAAGACATATACACGGAAAGAAGTATTGCATTTTATTTTTCATAACCCGATGCTTCTAACTGTTATGTTCTTATCTGTTTTTACACAAGCAGCACTCTTTAGTGTTCAACCACTATTAGCCCTATATGTAGAACAACTTACCCGAGCCGAAAATGTTGCCCTCTTAGCTGGTCTAGCTTTTTCAGCAACAGGCTTTGGCAACCTGTTAGCTTCTCGTAACTGGGGAAAGCTTGGGGATAAAATCGGATATGAAAAGGTAATGACTATTTTGATGTTACTTTGTGCGATTTTGTTTATCCCACAAGCTTTAGTTACTGAACTTTGGCAGTTAGTTTTATTTCGCTTTTTATTTGGAATGGCCGTTGGTGGGATGATTCCATGTATGACAGCTTACATCCGCTCGATTGCTCCACAGTCCATGCAAGGTGAAGTACTCGGTTATAATGTTAGCTTCCGCTTTTTAGGTAATGTCGCTGGGCCGTTAATGGGAGGAGTTATTGCTGGATTTTACGGTATTTCCGCGGTATTTTATGTTACTAGTTTTATTTTCCTTATTTGTGGGCTCGTTATGTTTTATAGTGTCAAACATTCAAATGAAAATGCAAAAGAAAGCTCCGCAGCTTAG
- the kapD gene encoding 3'-5' exonuclease KapD, with translation MNSSKLHLFIDFEFTMPENRHTPKYFFPEIIEVGLVVVKNEKILYDYSSYVRPKAFPVLTDRCRKFLNISQKEVDSGISFFDLINVLTKFHEENETTIITWGNMDMKVLRRNCDFHSIEFPFKGTFVDLSMEYKRFFGDQNQTGLWKAVQEYGKEGTGKHHRALDDAYTTYNIFKLVEKDKRYLAKPKPTTIGDRIDLSKITNKYAL, from the coding sequence GTGAATTCGTCAAAATTACATTTGTTCATAGATTTTGAGTTTACGATGCCAGAAAACCGTCATACTCCCAAATATTTTTTCCCTGAAATCATCGAAGTTGGATTAGTAGTAGTGAAAAATGAAAAAATATTATATGACTACTCTTCGTATGTAAGACCAAAAGCATTTCCGGTACTTACTGACCGATGTAGAAAATTTTTAAATATATCACAAAAGGAAGTAGATAGTGGTATTAGCTTTTTCGATCTAATCAATGTATTAACAAAATTTCATGAAGAGAACGAAACTACGATTATAACTTGGGGTAATATGGATATGAAAGTTCTAAGAAGAAACTGTGATTTTCATAGCATTGAATTCCCGTTTAAAGGTACGTTCGTTGACCTTTCAATGGAGTACAAACGATTTTTTGGAGACCAAAATCAAACAGGTTTATGGAAGGCTGTTCAAGAGTATGGCAAAGAAGGTACAGGAAAACATCACCGTGCCTTAGATGATGCTTATACTACTTACAATATTTTTAAACTTGTAGAGAAAGATAAACGATATTTAGCTAAGCCAAAACCAACAACGATAGGGGACCGAATTGATTTGTCTAAAATTACAAACAAATATGCATTATAG
- a CDS encoding DNA alkylation repair protein, with protein MELLQYKRELVQFFKKNRNIEQQQPMEAYMRNQFPFLGIKTPERKLLLKQLFEMKGKPPLEWLHPLTLSLWEEEEREFQYIALQFFGMYQKKLQVNDLSHIEQLVVFKSWWDTVDGLAPLAGTILQHFPSAIENYPDRWIHSENFWLNRTAILYQLKYKEKTDEERLFHYISIHKQSKEFFIQKAIGWALREYSKTAPEVVEAFISSANLAPLSVREGMKIIKKRDVLKVSSD; from the coding sequence GTGGAATTACTTCAATATAAACGAGAACTTGTTCAATTTTTTAAGAAAAATAGAAATATAGAACAGCAACAGCCGATGGAAGCATATATGAGAAACCAGTTTCCCTTTTTAGGAATCAAAACACCGGAGAGAAAACTGCTTTTAAAACAACTTTTTGAAATGAAAGGAAAACCTCCTTTAGAATGGTTACATCCGCTAACTCTTTCGCTTTGGGAAGAGGAAGAAAGAGAATTTCAATACATCGCTCTACAATTTTTCGGAATGTATCAAAAAAAACTTCAAGTAAACGACCTTTCTCACATAGAGCAATTAGTAGTATTTAAGTCTTGGTGGGACACAGTTGACGGATTAGCACCACTTGCTGGAACTATACTTCAACATTTTCCTTCAGCCATTGAAAATTATCCAGACCGTTGGATCCATTCGGAAAACTTTTGGTTAAATCGGACTGCTATACTGTATCAGTTAAAATATAAAGAAAAAACGGATGAAGAACGGCTTTTTCATTACATTTCTATTCATAAACAATCAAAAGAATTTTTCATCCAAAAAGCAATTGGTTGGGCGTTAAGGGAGTATTCCAAAACGGCTCCCGAAGTAGTGGAAGCTTTTATTTCCTCGGCTAATTTAGCACCTTTAAGCGTTAGAGAAGGAATGAAGATAATAAAGAA